One genomic window of Arachis hypogaea cultivar Tifrunner chromosome 8, arahy.Tifrunner.gnm2.J5K5, whole genome shotgun sequence includes the following:
- the LOC112704989 gene encoding uncharacterized protein yields the protein MGVKAPGAQEPSINTSSNAFIENGFRNWKKVNSGKECALLNHIGKGPNSFHHKALKSCDDLMKQSQHIDRLLHKQTSEEIEKNRIRLGASIDCIRWLTFQGCAYRGHDESQSSSNRGNFLEMLKFLGSYNERVKQNVLENAPKNAKYTSNDVQKEILHILATKVRNSIREEIGDAKFCIIVDEARDESKKEQMAIVLRFVTLDGFVKERFFDLVHVTDTCATTLKKELISVLSHYNLQVENIRGQGYDGASNMRGEWNGLQALFLKDSPQAYYVRCFAHRLQLALVAASREVLQIHEFFTQLNSIVTIVSASSKRHDQLQEAQAIENANLVAQNELETGKGANQISTLQRVGDTRWSSHFNSICSLVKMFTATNIVLNNIIEDGTTYAQRGEAYGVSKILLSFEFVFTLHLMKEIMGITNVLCQALQQQSQDILNAMHIVSTSKLLLQQLRDGGWCNFFANVKDFCEKHEIEVPNMSAQYVFGRGRSRQPSVTVEHHYRIDVFLATIDSQIQELNSRFNEQTIELLTLSCALDPKDNFKSFNIEEISKLAEKFYPLDFPSNELNILKSQLQHYQHDIPNHLKGIGTLSELCNKLQETGKSITLSHG from the exons atgggtgtaaaagcaccaGGGGCGCAG gaaCCTTCAATCAATACGAGTTCAAATGCTTTTATTGAGAATGGTTtcaggaattggaagaaagtaaataGTGGAAAAGAATGTGCTCTTTTGAATCACATTGGCAAAGGTCCTAACTCATTCCATCATAAGGCGCTGAAATCATGTGATGATTTGATGAAACAATCACAACATATTGACAGACTTCTTCATAAGCAAACATCAGAAGAGATTGAAAAGAATCGAATTCGACTAGGAGCATCTATAGATTGCATTAGATGGTTGACATTTCAAGGTTGTGCATACAGAGGACATGATGAAAGCCAAAGTTCAAGCAACAGAGGTAACTTTTTggaaatgttaaaatttttgggatCTTACAATGAAAGAGTGAAACAGAATGTTTTGGAAAATGCTCCAAAAAATGCTAAGTATACTTCAAATGATGTCCAAAAAGAAATTCTACATATTCTTGCTACTAAGGTGAGAAATTCAATTAGAGAAGAGATTGGAGATGCcaaattttgtattattgttgATGAAGCTAGAGATGAATCTAAAAAGGAGCAAATGGCCATTGTTTTGAGATTTGTTACTCTAGATGGTTTTGTTAAAGAGAGATTTTTTGATCTTGTACATGTCACTGATACTTGTGCAACAACTTTAAAGAAAGAATTGATTTCTGTCCTTTCTCATTATAATCTCCAAGTTGAAAATATTAGGGGTCAAGGGTATGATGGTGCTAGCAACATGCGGGGTGAGTGGAATGGTTTGCAAGCTTTGTTTCTTAAAGATTCTCCACAAGCATACTATGTGCGTTGTTTTGCTCATAGGTTACAATTAGCATTGGTGGCGGCTTCAAGAGAAGtacttcaaattcatgaattttttactCAATTAAACTCTATTGTCACTATTGTTAGTGCTTCTTCAAAAAGACATGATCAATTACAAGAAgctcaagcaattgaaaatgcAAACTTGGTTGCTCAAAATGAATTAGAAACAGGCAAAGGTGCGAATCAAATAAGCACTTTACAAAGAGTTGGGGATACTCGATGGAGctctcactttaattctatttgcagTTTGGTAAAAATGTTTACTGCTACCAATATTGTTCTCAATAATATCATTGAAGACGGGACAACTTATGCACAAAGAGGTGAGGCTTATggtgttagtaaaatattattgtcatttgaatttgttttcacTTTGCACTTGATGAAAGAGATTATGGGAATCACTAATGTCCTTTGCCAAGCACTGCAACAACAATCTCAAGATATTCTTAATGCAATGCATATTGTTTCTACATCAAAGTTACTTCTTCAACAATTAAGAGATGGTGGATGGTGCAATTTTTTTGCAAATGTTAAAGATTTTTgtgaaaaacatgaaattgaagTCCCTAATATGAGTGCACAATATGtttttggaagaggtcgatctcgTCAACCAAGTGTGACAGTTGAGCATCATTATCGAATAGATGTATTCTTGGCAACAATTGACTCTCAAATACAAGAGTTGAATAGTAGATTTAATGAGCAAACAATAGAGCTTTTGACTTTGAGTTGTGCTTTGGATCCTAAGGACAATTTCAAATCATTCAATATTGAAGAAATCAGCAAGTTAGCAGAGAAGTTTTATCCCCTTGACTTTCCTTCTAATGagctaaatattttgaaatctcaGTTGCAACATTATCAGCATGATATACCAAATCATTTGAAAGGCATTGGTACACTTTCTGAATTGTGCAACAAGTTGCAAGAAACGGGAAAATCAATAACTTTATCACATGGTTGA
- the LOC112706055 gene encoding aspartic proteinase Asp1, which translates to MDVKGTSGVVPLRKVLFLVLILCAIFSVSLSKVNDTNDQILNAKKPQPKPAAPSRSSGHTFHFAIQGNVYPLGYYTVKVAIGNPPQLYDLDIDSGSDLTWVQSKPCKTCTPRSQYYPYNPNSNIQCKEPLCAALNRNCVPPTGPCKYKIEYADNEFCSGVLVRDFISFRLDDGSVLHPQLGFGSGFDQTPSNHHHSSHIKTAGVFGLGNGKTSILSQLSSLGYIRNVFGHCLSSKGGGRLFLGDDDIKTSKTLVWTPILRSSSSSNIEHYRAGPVDLLFNGKQAVNGLEVVFDSGSTYTYLNKKAYNVLFGLINNDLGNKVQRATEDTTLAICWKGQNLFGYFKNIVLNFPKTKSQFVLTPQSYLIVSERHNTCLGILDGSIEELGDTNIIGDVSFQDKLVVYDNEKMQIGWVPDNCATSPFTNAKSLRVHHRGNILS; encoded by the exons ATGGATGTGAAAGGAACAAGTGGGGTTGTTCCATTGAGGAAGGTGTTGTTTCTTGTTCTAATCCTTTGTGCAATTTTCTCAGTTTCTTTGTCAAAAGTGAATGATACAAATGATCAGATTCTCAACGCCAAGAAGCCACAACCAAAACCCGCAGCTCCTTCTAGATCATCTGGCCACACTTTTCATTTCGCCATTCAAGGGAATGTCTATCCTCTTGG ATATTATACAGTGAAAGTGGCAATTGGAAATCCACCTCAATTATACGACCTTGACATTGACTCTGGTAGTGATCTCACTTGGGTTCAGTCCAAACCCTGTAAGACCTGCACACCT CGTTCACAATATTATCCGTATAACCCCAACAGTAACATCCAATGCAAAGAACCCCTGTGTGCTGCGCTAAATAGAAACTGCGTTCCACCAACTGGGCCATGTAAATATAAAATCGAGTATGCAGACAATGAATTTTGTTCAGGGGTGCTTGTTAGGGACTTTATTTCCTTTAGATTAGACGATGGCTCTGTTCTACATCCTCAACTTGGCTTCGG GAGTGGATTTGATCAAACACCTtctaatcatcatcattcctcgcATATCAAAACGGCGGGTGTGTTTGGCCTTGGCAATGGCAAGACAAGCATTTTGTCTCAGCTTTCTTCTCTGGGCTACATTCGCAATGTCTTTGGCCATTGCTTGAGTTCCAAAGGAGGAGGTCGTTTattccttggtgatgatgatattAAAACCTCCAAGACTCTTGTTTGGACACCTATCTTGCGCAGTTCCTCCTCCTCCAATAT agAACACTACAGGGCAGGTCCTGTAGATTTATTGTTCAATGGGAAGCAAGCTGTTAATGGTCTTGAAGTTGTTTTTGACAGTGGAAGCACATACACATACCTCAATAAAAAAGCTTATAATGTTTTGTTTGGTCTG ATAAATAATGACTTAGGAAATAAGGTGCAGAGAGCTACTGAGGATACAACACTGGCAATATGTTGGAAGGGTCAAAATCTTTTTGGATATTTCAAAAACATAGTACTGAACTTCCCAAAAACAAAATCTCAGTTCGTACTAACACCACAATCTTATCTCATTGTCTCG GAACGTCATAATACCTGCTTAGGGATTTTAGATGGCTCAATAGAAGAACTTGGAGATACTAACATAATTGGAG ACGTCTCTTTTCAAGATAAGCTAGTGGTTTATGACAACGAGAAGATGCAGATTGGATGGGTTCCTGACAATTGTGCTACGTCTCCATTTACAAATGCCAAATCATTACGAGTTCATCACAGAGGAAATATTTTGTCCTAA